The proteins below come from a single Deinococcus aerolatus genomic window:
- the rsmH gene encoding 16S rRNA (cytosine(1402)-N(4))-methyltransferase RsmH, with product MNNNAPDPSSDSPPTPVAPALTHVPVLSAEVLAALNPAPGKVFVDGTLGGAGHTRLLLAAGAAVYGIDQDPFALARAREAGLDGLSMLEGNYRDMAALLAGAGVTEVDGVLLDIGVSSFQLDDTDRGFSYHSEAPLDMRMSQSGESAAEVVNTYPEAELASIIYEYGEDRLSRRIARGIVYAREKAPIETTVQLAEIVKRAYPGFSKGIHPARRTFQALRIHVNDELGALRDGLEAAQALLRPGGRLAVISFHSLEDRIVKRFLLGSAALRPLTKRPVIAAEDELATNPRARSAKLRGAEKLDPEVGA from the coding sequence ATGAACAACAATGCTCCTGACCCCTCCAGCGACTCCCCGCCCACCCCTGTTGCCCCGGCCCTGACCCATGTGCCCGTACTGTCCGCCGAGGTGCTGGCCGCCCTGAACCCCGCCCCCGGCAAGGTCTTCGTGGACGGCACGCTGGGCGGCGCGGGCCACACCCGGCTGCTGCTCGCGGCGGGCGCCGCCGTGTACGGCATCGATCAGGATCCCTTTGCCCTGGCCCGCGCCCGCGAGGCGGGGCTCGACGGCCTGAGCATGCTGGAGGGCAATTACCGCGACATGGCGGCCCTGCTCGCCGGGGCGGGCGTGACCGAGGTGGACGGCGTGCTGCTCGACATCGGCGTCAGCTCATTTCAGCTGGACGACACGGACCGCGGCTTCTCGTACCACAGCGAGGCCCCGCTGGACATGCGCATGAGCCAGTCCGGCGAGAGCGCTGCCGAGGTGGTCAACACCTACCCCGAAGCCGAGCTGGCCTCGATCATCTACGAATACGGCGAGGACCGCCTGTCGCGCCGGATCGCGCGCGGCATCGTGTACGCCCGCGAGAAAGCGCCCATCGAGACCACCGTGCAGCTGGCCGAGATCGTCAAGCGCGCCTACCCCGGCTTCAGCAAGGGCATCCACCCGGCGCGGCGCACCTTTCAGGCCCTGCGGATTCACGTCAACGATGAGCTGGGGGCGCTGCGTGACGGTCTGGAAGCTGCCCAGGCCCTGCTGCGGCCCGGCGGACGGCTGGCCGTGATCAGCTTTCACTCGCTGGAAGACCGCATCGTCAAGCGCTTTCTGCTGGGCAGCGCCGCCCTGCGCCCACTGACCAAGCGGCCGGTGATCGCCGCAGAGGACGAGCTGGCCACCAATCCGCGCGCCCGCAGCGCCAAACTGCGCGGCGCCGAGAAGCTTGACCCGGAGGTAGGCGCATGA
- the mraZ gene encoding division/cell wall cluster transcriptional repressor MraZ produces MPFGEYPYTIDDKGRVVMPPAFREFVEDGMILTRGMEGCLYVFPLASWRRVEEQLEGLPLTDAESRSFVRFFYSGASKARLDNQSRVSVPQPLRTFAALDGDVVVAGAPGRLELWSPQRWDAAISAVQDNPPKPDLLINFVA; encoded by the coding sequence TTGCCGTTCGGAGAGTACCCCTACACCATCGACGATAAGGGACGCGTGGTCATGCCACCAGCCTTTCGGGAATTCGTCGAGGACGGCATGATCCTGACCCGCGGCATGGAAGGCTGCCTGTACGTGTTTCCGCTGGCCAGCTGGCGGCGCGTGGAAGAACAGCTGGAAGGCCTGCCCCTGACCGACGCCGAGTCGCGGTCGTTTGTGCGGTTCTTCTACTCCGGCGCCAGCAAGGCGCGGCTGGACAACCAGAGCCGCGTCTCCGTGCCCCAGCCGCTGCGGACCTTCGCGGCACTTGACGGTGACGTCGTGGTGGCCGGCGCCCCCGGCCGCCTGGAACTATGGAGTCCCCAGCGGTGGGACGCCGCCATCAGCGCCGTTCAGGACAATCCCCCCAAACCCGATCTCCTTATCAATTTTGTGGCGTGA
- the lgt gene encoding prolipoprotein diacylglyceryl transferase: MNPVFLQIGTFTIAWYGVLITLGIVIGAWLGTRMARQRGLNVNLFSDMILWMIVWGLVGARLVFVVTSWGQFADTPFPRVLLDIVNLRSGGISIHGGLIGGILVLIYYTRRYRLNFYQYADLCVPGVAFGVIGGRIGNIMNGTDTVGRVTNWAVGYRWPDSARAFHNGMCQPNPNPNMDLSQYCQDIGGQLVMTAPVHFTQLYGVFIGIILAVASYFWLRSLKPGWTFWQFWLWYSVLRAGWEETFRLNPLLPNVYLSQGLDKPGIGLFTETHVISIVLIIVSIIMLARIRRQPDMPLPVGVQADSPAGGQTQTR; the protein is encoded by the coding sequence ATGAATCCTGTCTTCCTTCAAATCGGTACCTTCACGATTGCCTGGTACGGCGTGCTGATCACGCTGGGCATCGTGATCGGCGCGTGGCTCGGCACACGCATGGCCCGCCAGCGCGGCCTGAACGTCAACCTGTTCAGCGACATGATCCTGTGGATGATCGTGTGGGGGCTGGTCGGCGCCCGGCTGGTCTTCGTGGTCACGTCCTGGGGGCAGTTCGCCGACACGCCGTTTCCGCGGGTGCTGCTGGACATCGTCAACCTGCGCTCGGGCGGTATCTCCATCCACGGCGGCCTGATCGGCGGCATCCTGGTGCTGATCTACTACACCCGGCGCTACAGGCTCAATTTTTACCAGTACGCGGACCTGTGCGTGCCGGGAGTGGCCTTCGGCGTGATCGGCGGGCGCATCGGCAACATCATGAACGGCACCGACACGGTGGGCCGCGTGACGAACTGGGCGGTCGGCTACCGCTGGCCAGACAGTGCGCGGGCCTTCCACAACGGCATGTGCCAGCCCAACCCCAACCCCAACATGGACCTGTCGCAGTACTGCCAGGACATCGGCGGGCAACTGGTCATGACTGCGCCAGTGCATTTCACCCAGCTGTACGGCGTCTTTATTGGCATTATCCTGGCCGTCGCCTCGTACTTCTGGCTGCGCTCACTCAAGCCAGGCTGGACGTTCTGGCAGTTCTGGCTGTGGTACAGCGTCCTGCGCGCCGGCTGGGAAGAAACCTTCCGCCTTAACCCGCTGCTGCCGAACGTGTACCTGAGTCAGGGCCTCGACAAGCCGGGCATCGGCCTGTTCACCGAAACCCATGTGATCAGCATTGTGCTGATTATCGTGAGCATCATCATGCTGGCCCGCATTCGCAGGCAGCCGGATATGCCGCTGCCGGTGGGCGTCCAGGCGGACTCTCCTGCAGGCGGGCAGACGCAGACGCGTTAG
- a CDS encoding Uma2 family endonuclease codes for MTSSALQKMSEAEYLRTEELSPFKREFVDGFVYALHGEDTPNAQAGAVSRHGLIATNVLAALHRPALRQGCKVYASDMRVRIQTGGTRYYYPDVVLTCEDMADGARYASSPCLIVEVLSQTTQVLDRGQKLSDYTALPSLRGYLMVDTATRAARLYTRQGEGWGEQYVEDTGVLRLPCVDVALTLDDVYEGTSL; via the coding sequence ATGACCAGTTCGGCCCTGCAGAAAATGAGCGAGGCAGAATACCTCCGCACGGAGGAACTCAGCCCCTTCAAGCGGGAGTTCGTGGACGGATTCGTGTACGCCCTCCACGGCGAGGACACACCCAACGCTCAGGCGGGAGCAGTGAGCAGACATGGCCTGATTGCAACGAACGTGCTGGCCGCCCTGCACCGTCCCGCACTTCGTCAGGGCTGCAAAGTGTACGCCAGCGACATGCGGGTGCGGATCCAAACCGGGGGCACGCGTTATTACTATCCCGACGTCGTGCTGACCTGCGAAGACATGGCCGATGGGGCCCGATACGCCAGCAGTCCGTGTCTCATTGTCGAGGTGCTGAGCCAGACCACCCAGGTCTTAGACCGGGGCCAGAAACTATCGGACTACACGGCGTTGCCCAGCCTGCGGGGATACCTGATGGTGGACACAGCCACCCGCGCCGCACGCCTATACACCCGCCAGGGCGAGGGTTGGGGCGAACAGTATGTCGAGGACACTGGAGTGCTGCGGCTGCCGTGCGTGGATGTGGCGTTGACACTAGACGACGTGTACGAGGGGACGAGTCTCTAA
- a CDS encoding peptidoglycan D,D-transpeptidase FtsI family protein, whose translation MEVKIRNRSRLMQLLATVLCLSLVWAYAQLEWNVPQGAQRSLVQSRGTITSSDGKVLAQSMDGKRVYPQGRLAGQVLGMMGTTNGLEGLEYAYDRNLASGQDLRLTINTSVQAAAESALSKAVPEHQAEYGSVVVMETRTGRVLAAASYPPFDPNTWRDFPLDARRNRPFLDVYEPGSVIKGLVVAAAINEGMITPKTTFDTPMRRHVGGRWGSVINDSVQHPPTLTTQQVLRYSSNVGMSHIVEPFKPEKLRNYLTSFGFGTYPDMPVVPAATGQLQPLRKWDDLVRVTSSFGQGMSTTTLQLASAYNALANDGLFLPPQLVEGVAGNGERREILRPDVARTTRNMLQAVIEEGIPHQAGIKGYALGGKTGTAQVVVDGRYSSTIYNSVFTGFFPVDAPRMTVVVMVHGAKIGHHGSMLAAPIFREISAEVLSHWGAVPRIEAPRTTEK comes from the coding sequence GTGGAGGTAAAGATTCGCAACCGGTCCCGTTTGATGCAGCTTCTGGCGACGGTGCTGTGCCTGAGCCTGGTGTGGGCCTACGCCCAGCTGGAATGGAACGTGCCGCAGGGGGCGCAGCGCAGTCTGGTGCAGTCGCGCGGGACCATTACCTCCAGCGACGGCAAGGTGCTGGCCCAGAGCATGGACGGCAAGCGGGTCTACCCCCAGGGGCGTCTGGCCGGGCAGGTGCTGGGCATGATGGGCACCACCAACGGACTGGAAGGGCTGGAATATGCCTATGACCGCAATCTGGCCTCGGGGCAGGACCTGCGCCTGACCATCAACACCAGTGTGCAGGCGGCGGCCGAGTCCGCGCTGAGCAAGGCCGTGCCCGAGCACCAGGCGGAGTACGGCTCGGTGGTGGTCATGGAAACCCGGACGGGACGCGTACTGGCTGCGGCCAGCTACCCCCCCTTCGATCCCAACACCTGGCGCGACTTTCCCCTGGACGCCCGGCGCAACCGCCCCTTCCTGGACGTGTACGAGCCGGGGTCCGTGATCAAGGGCCTGGTGGTGGCCGCCGCGATCAACGAGGGCATGATCACGCCAAAGACCACCTTCGACACCCCCATGCGCCGTCATGTGGGCGGGCGCTGGGGCAGCGTTATCAATGACTCGGTGCAGCATCCTCCCACCCTGACCACCCAGCAGGTGCTGCGCTACAGCAGCAACGTCGGCATGAGCCACATTGTCGAGCCGTTCAAACCCGAGAAGCTGCGGAACTACCTGACGAGTTTTGGCTTCGGCACCTACCCCGACATGCCGGTGGTGCCTGCCGCCACCGGCCAGCTGCAGCCGCTGCGCAAATGGGACGATCTGGTGCGCGTGACCAGCTCGTTCGGTCAGGGCATGAGCACCACCACCCTGCAACTGGCCTCCGCCTACAACGCCCTGGCCAACGACGGCCTGTTCCTGCCCCCGCAACTGGTTGAGGGTGTGGCGGGCAACGGGGAGCGACGGGAGATTCTGCGCCCTGACGTGGCCCGGACCACCCGCAACATGCTGCAGGCCGTGATCGAGGAGGGAATTCCGCACCAGGCCGGGATCAAGGGCTACGCGCTGGGCGGCAAGACCGGCACGGCCCAGGTCGTGGTCGACGGACGCTACTCGTCCACCATCTACAACAGCGTGTTTACCGGGTTCTTCCCGGTTGACGCCCCCCGCATGACGGTGGTGGTCATGGTTCACGGCGCGAAGATTGGCCACCACGGCTCCATGCTGGCCGCGCCCATTTTCCGTGAGATCTCGGCCGAGGTGCTGTCCCACTGGGGCGCGGTGCCCAGGATCGAGGCCCCCAGAACCACCGAGAAATAA
- a CDS encoding RlpA-like double-psi beta-barrel domain-containing protein: MVSTLNRWAFGALFSLAGLASATPALPASTLASDAVRQAMVVTPPAPVEAPRAVTVRQPAAPQQTQAAQNRAAAVAQAQVAPVAAITARGRSAVVRATAYNSLAAQTDSTPFITATGTRTRPGVVALSRDMLRSFPYGTRITIEDLSGRYNNLLKGRVFIVEDTMAARKTGSLDIWMGSRRDALNFGARQVRITAIR, from the coding sequence ATGGTTTCAACACTCAACCGCTGGGCCTTCGGGGCCCTGTTCAGCCTCGCTGGTCTGGCCAGCGCCACCCCTGCCCTGCCTGCCAGCACGCTGGCCAGCGACGCCGTCCGTCAGGCCATGGTGGTCACGCCGCCCGCACCCGTCGAGGCCCCCCGGGCCGTAACGGTCCGGCAGCCTGCGGCGCCCCAGCAGACCCAGGCCGCGCAGAACCGCGCCGCCGCCGTGGCCCAGGCCCAGGTGGCTCCGGTGGCCGCCATCACCGCGCGTGGCCGTTCGGCCGTCGTGCGCGCCACCGCCTACAACAGCCTGGCCGCGCAGACCGACAGCACGCCGTTTATCACGGCCACCGGCACCCGCACCCGCCCCGGCGTGGTGGCCCTGAGCCGCGACATGCTCCGCTCCTTTCCCTACGGCACCCGCATCACCATCGAGGACCTTAGTGGCCGATACAACAACCTGCTGAAGGGCCGCGTGTTTATCGTCGAGGACACCATGGCCGCCCGCAAGACCGGCAGCCTGGACATCTGGATGGGCAGCCGCCGCGACGCCCTCAACTTCGGCGCGCGGCAGGTGCGGATCACGGCGATTCGCTGA
- the acnA gene encoding aconitate hydratase AcnA — MTSKTAMNLFDARDTLTTQSGQKLYFYNLNKFEEQGHDISRMPVSIKVLLESVLREANDYDVRREDVLTVAGWSPTNDEVEIPFKPARVILQDFTGVPAVVDLAAMRSAMVAMGGDPNKINPLIPVDLVIDHSVQVDEFGTEFALANNMAIEFERNRERYEFLRWGQQAFDNFGVVPPASGIVHQVNLEYLAKGVQSRPEGDGVVVYPDSLVGTDSHTTMINGLGIVGWGVGGIEAEAVMLGQPIYMLMPEVVGFKITGRMPEGATATDLALRVTQMLREKGVVGKFVEFYGAGLSNMTLPDRATIANMAPEYGATMGFFPVDDEALRYLRRTGRLEDEIELVEAYYKAQNMFRTDETPDPVFTDTIELDLGSIVPSLAGPKRPQDRVNLNDMHTVFAEALTAPINARGFELPADKLDAQGQITGTDMKIGHGAVTLASITSCTNTSNPSVLIAAGLVAKKAVELGLIVKPWVKTSLAPGSRVVTDYLENAGLQSYLDQIGFNTVGYGCMTCIGNSGPLPEPIIEAINGGDLVAASVLSGNRNFEGRINPHIKANYLASPPLVVAYALAGTVVNDIVNDPIGTGKDGQPVYLRDVWPSNAEIQTIMDQAINAEMFKKVYDGIEKSNADWNAIPVSEGALYDWNADSTYIQNPPFFETLANGPSEIVSIEGAHVLVKVGDSVTTDHISPAGSFKADTPAGKYLTDRGIRPVDFNSYGSRRGNDRIMTRGTFANIRLKNQLAPGTEGGFTTDFTTGEVTSIYDAAQNYKASNIPLFVLAGKDYGMGSSRDWAAKGTMLLGVKAVLAESFERIHRSNLVGMGVLPLQYKNGETAESLGIMGDELIDVILPADLKPRQDVTLRVGKDGVTREITVQCRIDTPVEIDYYKNGGILQTVLRSILERSKDEVKA, encoded by the coding sequence ATGACTTCGAAAACGGCGATGAACCTGTTTGACGCGCGCGACACCCTGACCACCCAGAGCGGACAGAAACTCTACTTCTACAACCTGAACAAGTTTGAGGAGCAGGGCCACGACATCTCCAGAATGCCGGTGAGCATCAAGGTGCTGCTGGAAAGCGTGTTGCGCGAGGCCAACGACTACGACGTGCGCCGCGAGGACGTGCTGACGGTGGCCGGCTGGAGCCCCACGAACGACGAGGTGGAAATCCCCTTCAAGCCCGCCCGCGTGATTCTGCAGGACTTCACGGGCGTGCCTGCCGTCGTCGATCTGGCGGCCATGCGCAGCGCGATGGTGGCGATGGGCGGCGATCCCAACAAGATCAACCCCCTGATTCCCGTCGATCTGGTGATTGACCACTCGGTGCAGGTGGACGAGTTCGGCACCGAGTTCGCGCTGGCCAACAACATGGCCATCGAGTTCGAGCGCAACCGCGAGCGCTATGAGTTCCTGCGCTGGGGCCAGCAGGCCTTCGACAACTTCGGCGTGGTGCCGCCGGCCTCCGGCATCGTGCACCAGGTCAACCTGGAGTACCTGGCCAAGGGCGTGCAGAGCCGCCCCGAAGGCGACGGCGTCGTGGTGTATCCCGACAGCCTGGTGGGCACGGACTCCCACACCACCATGATCAACGGCCTGGGCATCGTGGGCTGGGGTGTCGGCGGTATCGAGGCCGAGGCGGTCATGCTGGGCCAGCCGATCTACATGCTGATGCCGGAAGTGGTGGGCTTCAAGATCACGGGCCGCATGCCGGAAGGCGCCACCGCCACCGACCTCGCGCTGCGCGTGACCCAGATGCTGCGCGAGAAGGGCGTGGTCGGCAAGTTTGTGGAGTTCTACGGCGCAGGCCTGAGCAACATGACCCTGCCGGACCGGGCCACGATTGCCAACATGGCCCCCGAGTACGGCGCAACCATGGGCTTTTTCCCGGTGGACGATGAGGCGCTGCGCTACCTGCGCCGCACCGGCCGCCTGGAAGACGAGATCGAGCTGGTCGAGGCGTACTACAAGGCGCAGAACATGTTCCGCACCGACGAGACGCCAGACCCCGTGTTCACCGACACCATCGAGCTGGACCTGGGCAGCATCGTTCCCAGCCTGGCCGGCCCCAAGCGCCCGCAGGACCGCGTGAACCTGAACGACATGCACACCGTGTTCGCCGAGGCGCTGACCGCTCCCATCAATGCGCGTGGCTTCGAGCTGCCCGCCGACAAGTTGGACGCGCAGGGCCAGATCACCGGCACCGACATGAAGATCGGCCACGGCGCGGTCACGCTGGCGTCCATCACCTCCTGCACCAACACCAGCAACCCCAGCGTGCTGATCGCTGCCGGGCTGGTGGCGAAGAAGGCCGTGGAGCTGGGCCTGATCGTCAAGCCCTGGGTCAAGACCTCGCTGGCCCCCGGCAGCCGCGTGGTGACCGACTACCTGGAAAACGCGGGCCTGCAGAGCTACCTGGATCAGATTGGCTTCAACACTGTCGGCTACGGCTGCATGACCTGCATCGGCAACAGCGGCCCGCTGCCCGAGCCCATCATCGAGGCCATCAACGGCGGCGATCTGGTGGCGGCCAGCGTCCTGAGCGGTAACCGCAACTTCGAGGGCCGCATCAACCCCCACATCAAGGCCAACTACCTGGCCTCGCCGCCCCTGGTGGTGGCCTACGCGCTGGCCGGCACCGTGGTCAACGACATCGTCAACGATCCCATCGGCACCGGCAAGGACGGCCAGCCGGTGTACCTGCGCGACGTGTGGCCCAGCAACGCCGAGATCCAGACCATCATGGACCAGGCCATCAACGCCGAGATGTTCAAGAAGGTCTACGACGGCATCGAGAAGAGCAATGCTGACTGGAATGCCATTCCCGTTTCCGAGGGTGCGCTGTACGACTGGAACGCCGACAGCACCTACATTCAGAACCCGCCCTTCTTCGAAACCCTGGCGAACGGCCCCAGCGAGATCGTGTCCATTGAGGGCGCGCATGTGCTGGTCAAGGTGGGCGACAGCGTCACCACCGATCACATCTCGCCCGCCGGCAGCTTCAAGGCCGATACCCCCGCTGGCAAGTACCTGACTGACCGGGGCATTCGTCCGGTGGACTTCAACAGCTACGGCAGCCGCCGGGGCAACGACCGCATCATGACGCGTGGCACCTTCGCCAACATCCGGCTGAAGAACCAGCTGGCCCCCGGCACCGAGGGCGGCTTTACCACCGACTTCACCACCGGCGAGGTCACAAGCATCTACGACGCCGCGCAGAACTACAAGGCCAGCAACATTCCGCTGTTCGTGCTGGCGGGCAAGGACTACGGCATGGGCAGCAGCCGCGACTGGGCCGCCAAGGGCACCATGCTGCTGGGCGTCAAGGCCGTGCTGGCCGAAAGCTTTGAGCGCATTCACCGCAGCAATCTGGTGGGCATGGGCGTGCTGCCGCTGCAGTACAAGAACGGCGAGACCGCCGAGAGCCTGGGCATCATGGGCGACGAGCTGATCGACGTGATCCTGCCCGCCGACCTGAAGCCGCGCCAGGACGTGACCCTGCGCGTGGGCAAGGACGGCGTGACCCGCGAGATCACCGTGCAGTGTCGCATCGACACTCCCGTGGAGATCGACTACTACAAGAACGGCGGCATTCTGCAGACCGTGTTGAGGAGCATTCTGGAGCGGAGCAAGGACGAAGTTAAGGCCTGA
- the ggt gene encoding gamma-glutamyltransferase: MKHSLKRGVLLLGAALLLGQGGPGGAQVGAGGAKVPSATGTGGAVATVDHDASVAAMKILEAGGNAVDAAVAAAATLGLTEPFSCGVGGGGFMVVYLAKEGRVITIDHREMAPASFTPTVFLEGGKPIAFGERVTSGLSAGIPGTVMGWQEALRRYGTKSFAEVLAPAIALAKSGYVVDDYFQSQIKDNLDRFKTFTSSAALYLPGGTLPAVGSRINNPDLARTYEAIAAGGAQAFYTGSIAQAMVDTVNTPPVAPGSTANVRKGNWALADVANYEARIRQPTVNTYRGYTVYGMQPPSSGGLTIGETLNILEGYDIAKLSEADAYHRYIEASRLAFADRGAYMADPEYTDVPQTGLLSKEFAAQRRALIGDRAAAGAVAAGNPFKFQTDPSIPLLPAPASLEGQSTTHLTVSDAQGNVVAYTFTIESIGGNGMVVPGHGFLLNNELTDFDAVAPHPNIPEAGKRPRSSMSPTIVLKDGKPVLALGSPGGSTIITTVGQAIMNILDRGMPAQAAVDAPRYSQRNGATTTVDQGGETTPLARALEAMGHKWATTDANGKLALIQFGEGGKVTAATESRRGGGGSALVQKP, encoded by the coding sequence ATGAAACACAGCTTGAAACGGGGAGTCCTGTTGCTGGGCGCGGCGCTGCTGCTGGGCCAGGGCGGGCCGGGCGGGGCACAGGTGGGGGCAGGCGGGGCCAAGGTGCCCTCGGCCACCGGCACGGGCGGCGCGGTGGCCACCGTGGACCACGACGCCAGCGTGGCAGCCATGAAGATTCTGGAGGCGGGCGGCAACGCCGTGGACGCGGCCGTCGCCGCCGCGGCCACCCTGGGTCTGACCGAGCCGTTTTCGTGCGGGGTGGGCGGCGGCGGCTTCATGGTCGTGTATCTGGCCAAGGAAGGCCGGGTCATCACCATCGACCACCGTGAGATGGCCCCCGCGTCGTTCACGCCCACCGTGTTTCTGGAGGGCGGCAAGCCGATTGCCTTTGGCGAGCGCGTGACCAGCGGTCTGTCGGCGGGCATTCCCGGCACCGTCATGGGCTGGCAGGAGGCGCTGCGGCGCTACGGCACCAAATCCTTTGCCGAGGTGCTGGCCCCCGCCATCGCCCTGGCAAAAAGCGGCTACGTGGTGGACGACTACTTCCAGAGCCAGATCAAGGACAACCTGGACCGCTTCAAGACGTTTACCAGTTCCGCCGCGCTGTACCTGCCGGGCGGCACTCTCCCCGCCGTGGGCAGCCGGATCAACAACCCGGACCTGGCCCGCACCTACGAGGCCATCGCAGCCGGCGGCGCACAGGCGTTCTACACCGGCTCCATCGCACAGGCGATGGTCGACACGGTCAACACCCCGCCCGTTGCCCCTGGCAGCACCGCCAACGTCCGCAAGGGCAACTGGGCGCTGGCCGACGTGGCGAACTACGAGGCCCGGATTCGCCAGCCCACCGTCAACACCTACCGGGGGTACACGGTCTACGGGATGCAGCCCCCCTCCAGCGGCGGCCTGACCATCGGCGAGACACTCAACATTCTGGAAGGCTACGACATTGCCAAGCTCAGCGAGGCCGACGCCTACCACCGTTACATCGAGGCCTCGCGGCTGGCGTTCGCAGACCGGGGCGCGTACATGGCAGACCCCGAATACACCGACGTGCCGCAGACGGGCCTGCTGAGCAAGGAGTTCGCGGCGCAGCGGCGTGCCCTGATCGGCGACAGGGCGGCGGCCGGGGCAGTCGCGGCGGGCAACCCCTTCAAGTTCCAGACCGATCCCAGCATCCCGCTGCTGCCCGCTCCCGCCAGTCTGGAGGGTCAGAGCACCACCCACCTGACCGTCAGCGACGCCCAGGGCAACGTCGTGGCCTACACTTTCACCATCGAATCGATTGGCGGCAACGGCATGGTGGTGCCCGGCCACGGCTTCCTGCTGAACAACGAGCTGACCGATTTCGACGCGGTGGCCCCCCATCCCAACATTCCCGAAGCGGGCAAGCGGCCTCGCTCGTCGATGAGTCCCACCATCGTCCTCAAGGACGGCAAGCCGGTGCTGGCGCTGGGCAGTCCGGGCGGCTCCACCATCATCACCACGGTGGGCCAGGCCATCATGAACATTCTGGACCGGGGCATGCCTGCCCAGGCGGCCGTGGACGCGCCGCGCTACTCCCAGCGCAACGGGGCCACCACCACCGTGGACCAGGGCGGCGAGACCACCCCGCTGGCCAGGGCGCTGGAGGCCATGGGACACAAGTGGGCCACCACCGACGCCAACGGCAAACTGGCGCTGATCCAGTTCGGCGAAGGCGGCAAGGTCACGGCGGCCACTGAATCCAGACGCGGCGGCGGCGGCAGCGCGCTGGTGCAAAAGCCCTGA
- a CDS encoding ABC transporter permease, with protein sequence MSRARTSSARPARAGSGSLAWSLARAHLSRRRTQNVLTILGIAVGVMALIAALSLTNGFTRALVDATLRASPHLSLNAFSPAGRDPEMERAIRADSRVAAFTPFVADKGLLTRPAGLGNRAGVDFATLFGVTPQAAQVLQLPPGQNELLSTLGPGEILLGSALARSIGGFTGDEVRLLNSTQRRGSFTVKGLFTTGNYLIDSAYAFTSLDTLQKLQATANITGYQLRLNDPGLAPAVGLDLTRTRAYSPLPWQSIYGTLLDQLALQKKVIGFVVFLIVIVAAFGIANVLTLAVFEKTQEIAILRAIGATRGLITRIFLLEGLVLGLGGLLVGNLLGLGISAYFTVRPFQIPGDLYFITSLPVEVRWTDLLGVNAVGLVTTLLAALIPARRAASIEPARIIR encoded by the coding sequence ATGTCCCGCGCCCGCACGTCCTCTGCCCGCCCGGCCCGCGCCGGTTCCGGCAGTCTGGCGTGGTCGCTGGCCCGCGCTCACCTGTCGCGGCGGCGCACCCAGAACGTGCTGACCATTCTGGGCATCGCTGTGGGGGTCATGGCGCTGATTGCCGCGCTGAGCCTGACCAACGGGTTTACCCGCGCCCTGGTGGACGCGACGCTGCGCGCCAGCCCGCACCTGAGCCTCAACGCGTTCAGCCCCGCCGGGCGTGACCCCGAGATGGAACGGGCCATCCGGGCAGATTCGCGTGTGGCGGCCTTCACGCCCTTTGTGGCCGATAAGGGGCTGCTGACCCGCCCGGCAGGGCTGGGCAACCGCGCCGGCGTGGACTTCGCCACCCTGTTCGGGGTGACGCCCCAGGCCGCGCAGGTGCTGCAACTGCCGCCCGGTCAGAACGAACTGCTGTCCACGCTGGGCCCCGGCGAGATTCTGCTGGGCTCGGCGCTGGCGCGCAGCATTGGCGGCTTCACCGGCGACGAGGTCCGGCTGCTCAACAGCACCCAGCGCCGGGGCAGTTTCACGGTCAAGGGCCTGTTTACCACCGGCAACTACCTGATCGACAGCGCCTACGCCTTTACCAGTCTGGACACCCTGCAGAAGTTGCAGGCCACCGCCAACATCACGGGCTACCAGTTGCGCCTGAACGATCCCGGTCTGGCGCCGGCGGTTGGCCTTGACCTGACCCGCACCCGTGCCTACAGCCCGCTGCCGTGGCAGAGCATCTACGGCACGCTGCTGGATCAGCTGGCCCTGCAAAAGAAAGTCATCGGGTTCGTGGTGTTCCTGATTGTGATCGTCGCGGCCTTCGGCATCGCCAACGTGCTGACGCTGGCCGTGTTCGAGAAGACCCAGGAAATCGCCATTCTGCGCGCCATCGGGGCCACGCGCGGGCTGATCACGCGCATCTTCTTGCTCGAAGGGCTGGTGCTGGGGCTGGGCGGGCTGCTGGTGGGCAACCTGCTGGGCCTGGGCATCAGCGCGTACTTCACGGTGCGCCCCTTTCAGATTCCCGGTGACCTGTACTTCATCACCTCGTTGCCGGTGGAAGTGCGCTGGACGGACCTGCTGGGTGTCAACGCCGTGGGGCTGGTCACCACCCTGCTGGCCGCCCTGATTCCCGCGCGCCGCGCCGCGAGCATCGAACCGGCACGCATTATCCGCTGA